In Vigna unguiculata cultivar IT97K-499-35 chromosome 3, ASM411807v1, whole genome shotgun sequence, a single genomic region encodes these proteins:
- the LOC114175066 gene encoding uncharacterized protein LOC114175066 produces MAITTSESNNNNQATLEQIMQHIETLRQKNEIIRKQADGERTQWLAESERRRVEMEVEHERLRKEMAEARQRSDESMRQQEQLHKSNEELRAWMRERSNFRDSNISRRGAEQDENHPLARVIMEEAIPPHFLIPKVSPFTGEGDPEAHLKAFRAQMLISGGSDVVRCKMFVGTFSGSALKWFGKLPNAAIPSFPVFSRLFLERFAVNRPKQLQIADMFDMKQQQEESLKQFLNRFCDVSMGLTNPSKEMLVGAFVKGLRANPFSKSLIRAPATTLAEVRNRATIYIETEEAMQRKRLEERRPPPQEYKGKDIRRQVLETSSPHKRASRKFTPYNPPRPFDKKITKPMCP; encoded by the coding sequence ATGGCGATTACAACATCAGAAAGCAATAACAACAATCAAGCAACCCTGGAGCAGATTATGCAACACATTGAAACTCTGAGACAGAAGAACGAGATTATCAGAAAGCAAGCTGACGGTGAGCGAACCCAGTGGTTAGCGGAGAGCGAGAGACGACGAGTAGAAATGGAAGTTGAACACGAAAGATTAAGGAAAGAAATGGCGGAGGCAAGACAGCGTTCAGACGAATCGATGCGTCAACAGGAACAATTGCATAAAAGTAACGAAGAACTACGAGCTTGGATGCGGGAGCGTAGCAATTTTAGAGACTCCAATATCAGTCGAAGAGGGGCAGAGCAGGATGAAAATCACCCATTGGCCAGGGTGATCATGGAGGAGGCAATCCCACCCCATTTCCTTATCCCTAAAGTATCTCCTTTCACCGGTGAGGGTGATCCGGAAGCACACCTGAAAGCTTTCCGAGCACAAATGTTGATATCGGGTGGAAGTGATGTAGTGCGTTGCAAAATGTTTGTGGGAACATTCTCGGGCTCAGCACTGAAGTGGTTCGGCAAGCTACCCAACGCCGCCATCCCTTCTTTCCCTGTTTTTTCCCGCCTCTTCCTAGAAAGGTTTGCGGTAAATCGTCCAAAACAGCTACAAATCGCAGATATGTTCGATATGAAACAACAACAGGAGGAGTCACTGAAACAGTTCCTTAACCGGTTCTGTGACGTTAGCATGGGGCTCACGAATCCGAGCAAAGAGATGTTGGTGGGAGCCTTTGTGAAGGGGTTACGAGCAAATCCTTTCAGCAAATCCTTAATTCGAGCACCAGCCACTACTCTGGCGGAAGTAAGGAACCGAGCCACCATTTACATAGAAACCGAGGAAGCAATGCAGAGGAAGAGATTGGAAGAAAGGCGACCTCCCCCACAGGAGTATAAGGGAAAGGATATTCGTCGACAAGTATTGGAAACATCCTCTCCCCATAAAAGAGCCAGTCGCAAGTTCACACCATACAATCCACCTCGTCCGTTCGACAAGAAGATAACTAAGCCTATGTGCCCCTAG
- the LOC114175067 gene encoding uncharacterized protein LOC114175067 — MDAYSGYNQIRMHPSDEDKTAFMGIKANFCYKVMPFGLKNAGATYQRMMDKILQPMLGRNVEAYVDDMVVTSAGNGTHALDLQELFDTINKYQLKLNPEKCVFGVKAGKFLGFMLTERGIEANPDKCLAIINMRSPGCMKEVQQLTGRMAALSRFLARSGDKGRPYFQCLKKNEKFQWTSECEESFLQLKKYLSQPLVLCKPEKGYLLQLYIVVTEYAISSVLVQEREGKQCPIYFVSRLLHGAERGYPTLEKAALAIVISARKLRPYFQSFSIQVRTDLPVKQVLKRPDMTGRLVKWAIELAEYDVSYESRGPVQAQVLSDFVAELTLPAPNGSDLTNQNNEMSEWILSVDGASNQKGSGAGMVLEGPGGILVEQSLKFSFKASNNQAEYEALIASMLLAKEIGATQLSARSDSLLVTGQVNGEFTVKDPQLAKYLDYMKTLATTFHTFRLTHVPREENSRADLLSKLASCTKPGQQRSVIKETLTNPRVNSCNGFRVMTLNKTSAPESWMTPIKTFLADGVLPIDVVEAQRLKKSSARYTLIDGHMFRFWFSRPLLMCIEKEESNRIMSELHEGICGNHVGGRTLLLRALRAGYFWPTMKKDCMEHAKRSIRQLKYLIVAVEYLTKWIEAEPVASITASKVEKFLWKNIVCRFGVPCRLISDNGTQFTSAQVRHTCKQLGITQCFSSVEHPQTNGQEKAANKVILKALKRRVLTSKTSWSDEIPKILWAYHTTPQSTTHETPFSLVYGTDTLLPVEIGNLSDNRTKVTMKENNKGIRANLDVLEEIRELARITREATKRRVERKYQTKVVPRDFKVGEDKLSPKWVDPFRIRETLPGGAYRMETLDGTSIPRTWNAANLRFYFS; from the exons ATGGATGCATACTCGGGCTACAATCAAATCCGAATGCATCCCTCCGATGAGGATAAGACCGCATTCATGGGCATTAAGGCGAACTTTTGCTATAAAGTAATGCCTTTCGGCCTTAAAAATGCGGGAGCAACGTATCAAAGGATGATGGACAAGATTCTTCAACCTATGTTAGGTCGGAACGTCGAGGCATATGTCGATGATATGGTGGTGACCTCTGCAGGAAATGGAACTCATGCCTTGGATTTGCAAGAACTTTTTGACACGATCAACAAATATCAATTGAAGCTGAATCCTGAAAAATGCGTATTCGGTGTCAAAGCTGGAAAATTCTTAGGGTTCATGCTAACCGAGCGAGGCATAGAAGCAAATCCGGACAAGTGTCTTGCAATTATAAACATGAGAAGTCCAGGTTGTATGAAGGAGGTCCAACAACTAACAGGTAGGATGGCGGCATTATCCAGATTCCTCGCGAGAAGTGGAGATAAAGGACGTCCCTATTTCCAGTGTTTAAAGAAGAATGAGAAATTCCAATGGACCTCGGAGTGTGAGGAATCTTTTCTTCAACTAAAGAAATACTTAAGTCAACCTCTGGTGCTCTGTAAGCCAGAAAAAGGATACCTTCTACAATTATACATCGTCGTAACCGAGTATGCCATTAGCTCGGTTCTAGTTCAAGAAAGGGAGGGAAAGCAGTGTCCAATATACTTCGTCAGTAGGTTGTTACATGGTGCAGAAAGAGGATATCCAACCCTTGAAAAAGCCGCTTTAGCAATCGTCATCTCGGCCAGAAAACTCAGACCCTATTTTCAAAGTTTTAGCATCCAAGTTAGAACTGATTTACCAGTAAAGCAAGTACTCAAACGACCAGACATGACGGGGCGACTCGTCAAGTGGGCAATAGAATTGGCAGAATACGATGTATCTTACGAATCTCGAGGTCCTGTCCAAGCACAGGTTTTATCAGACTTCGTCGCCGAGCTCACCTTGCCCGCCCCAAATGGATCTGACCTCACCAACCAGAATAACGAAATGTCTGAATGGATCCTATCGGTCGATGGTGCATCTAATCAAAAAGGCAGCGGGGCAGGCATGGTGTTAGAGGGTCCAGGAGGGATCCTTGTAGAACAATCCTTAAAATTTTCCTTTAAAGCTAGCAACAATCAAGCTGAATACGAGGCTCTCATTGCTAGTATGTTATTAGCAAAGGAAATAGGAGCGACTCAACTGTCCGCTCGAAGCGATTCTCTATTAGTTACGGGTCAAGTCAATGGAGAATTTACTGTCAAGGATCCCCAGCTAGCTAAGTATTTAGATTATATGAAAACATTGGCCACAACTTTCCATACTTTTCGATTGACTCATGTCCCGCGAGAAGAAAATAGTCGGGCCGACCTCCTATCTAAACTCGCCAGCTGTACCAAACCAGGTCAACAAAGGTCAGTAATAAAAGAGACTCTGACAAATCCTAGGGTCAACTCGTGTAATGGTTTCAGGGTAATGACTCTGAACAAAACGTCCGCCCCAGAATCTTGGATGACTCCCATCAAAACCTTTTTAGCTGACGGAGTTTTACCAATAGATGTTGTTGAGGCTCAACGCCTCAAGAAAAGCTCAGCACGGTACACCTTGATAGATGGACATATGTTTCGTTTTTGGTTCTCGAGACCTTTATTGATGTGTATTGAGAAAGAGGAGTCTAATAGAATCATGTCGGAGCTACACGAAGGGATCTGTGGCAATCACGTTGGAGGTCGGACATTGCTATTGAGGGCCTTAAGAGCAGGATATTTCTGGCCTACAATGAAAAAAGACTGCATGGAACATGCCAAACGAT CTATTCGGCAATTGAAATACCTTATAGTGGCGGTGGAATATTTAACGAAGTGGATAGAAGCAGAGCCAGTCGCTTCAATCACCGCATCAAAGGTAGAAAAATTCTTATGGAAAAACATAGTATGCCGGTTCGGTGTTCCTTGCAGACTCATATCCGACAATGGCACCCAATTCACCAGCGCGCAGGTTCGACACACATGTAAGCAATTAGGAATCACCCAATGTTTTTCCTCTGTCGAACATCCGCAGACAAATGGTCAGGAAAAAGCAGCGAATAAGGTAATTCTAAAAGCACTTAAGCGTCGCGTACTTACTTCCAAAACTTCCTGGTCGGATGAAATTCCCAAAATCTTGTGGGCATACCACACCACACCTCAATCAACTACCCATGAAACTCCCTTTAGTCTAGTTTACGGAACAGACACCTTATTACCAGTTGAGATCGGGAATCTTTCAGATAACAGAACTAAAGTCACCATGAAGGAAAACAACAAGGGAATCCGAGCTAACCTGGATGTCCTAGAAGAAATACGAGAACTGGCACGAATCACTAGAGAGGCCACAAAACGAAGAGTTGAACGAAAGTACCAAACCAAAGTCGTTCCCCGCGACTTCAAAGTCGGTGAGGACAAACTATCACCCAAATGGGTCGATCCTTTTCGGATTAGGGAAACGTTACCAGGAGGCGCGTACAGAATGGAAACCTTGGATGGGACCTCTATACCCAGAACATGGAATGCCGCCAATTTGCGCTTCTATTTTAGTTAA
- the LOC114179891 gene encoding berberine bridge enzyme-like 13: MLSPISHLPLVVILLSLSLATSAKHQESFVKCLNLNSDRSFPFNSLIYTPNNPSFSSVLDSSGQNKRLLEPSAPKPQFIFTPTRDSHVQAAVICSKKLGIYFKVLSGGHDFEGVSYVSETESVFIVIDLIKLREIKVDIESNTAWVQAGATNGELYYRIYEKSAVHGFPAGVCTSLGLGGHITGGAYGTMVRKYGLAVDNVIDAKIVDANGKILDRAAMGEDLFWAIRGGGGGSFGILLWWKIKLVPVPSTVTVFTVNKTLEQGATKLVQRWQEVAPYVDDNLFIRIIIQRTQRTVTTSYNALFLGDARSLLKITKTSFPELGLTRKDCLETSWIKSVLYFAGFPSGTNPEVLLRGKPLVKTFFKGKSDFVREPIPESGLEGLWQRVVAEDSPMILWSPYGGRMEQFSESDTPFPYRKGTRFISLYLSFWQDGDKNVAKHIDWIRNVHNYMAPYVSSFPRGQYVNYRDLDLGVNTKNSTSYIEASVWGYRYFKNNYDRLVKIKTKVDPQNIFRHEQSIPPLPV, translated from the coding sequence ATGTTGTCACCAATCTCACACTTGCCACTTGTAGTTATCCTATTATCCCTCTCATTGGCAACTTCAGCAAAACATCAAGAAAGTTTTGTCAAATGTCTCAACTTGAATTCCGACAGATCATTTCCGTTTAATTCGTTAATCTACACTCCAAACAATCCTTCATTCAGCAGTGTTCTTGACTCCTCCGGGCAGAATAAAAGGCTTTTGGAGCCTTCAGCACCAAAGCCTCAGTTTATATTCACACCCACCCGAGATTCCCATGTTCAAGCAGCAGTGATTTGCTCCAAGAAACTTGGGATTTATTTTAAAGTGCTTAGTGGTGGCCATGACTTTGAAGGAGTCTCGTACGTTTCCGAAACTGAAAGCGTCTTCATAGTCATTGACTTGATCAAGCTCCGAGAAATCAAGGTTGATATCGAAAGCAACACTGCTTGGGTTCAAGCTGGTGCCACAAACGGTGAACTGTACTACAGAATATACGAGAAGAGTGCAGTTCATGGCTTCCCTGCAGGGGTTTGCACAAGCTTAGGACTTGGAGGGCACATTACAGGAGGAGCATATGGAACCATGGTGAGAAAATATGGCTTAGCGGTGGATAATGTCATAGATGCTAAAATTGTTGATGCCAATGGTAAAATTCTTGACAGGGCCGCCATGGGGGAAGACTTGTTTTGGGCAATaagaggtggtggaggtggAAGCTTTGGTATTCTTCTATGGTGGAAGATTAAGCTGGTTCCTGTGCCCTCAACTGTGACAGTTTTTACAGTTAACAAGACCCTTGAGCAAGGTGCAACCAAGCTTGTTCAAAGATGGCAGGAAGTGGCACCCTATGTTGATGACAACCTCTTCATCAGAATCATCATTCAAAGAACACAGAGAACTGTGACAACCTCGTACAATGCTCTCTTCCTTGGTGATGCCAGATCACTCCTTAAAATCACGAAGACAAGCTTCCCTGAGTTGGGTTTGACAAGGAAGGATTGCTTGGAAACTAGCTGGATCAAATCTGTGCTCTATTTTGCAGGCTTTCCAAGTGGCACGAATCCTGAAGTTCTACTTCGAGGAAAGCCACTAGTGAAGACCTTCTTCAAGGGAAAATCAGATTTTGTAAGAGAACCGATACCAGAAAGTGGACTTGAAGGATTGTGGCAAAGGGTGGTTGCAGAAGACAGCCCCATGATTTTATGGAGCCCATATGGTGGAAGGATGGAGCAGTTTTCAGAATCTGACACCCCTTTTCCTTACAGAAAGGGAACAAGGTTCATAAGTCTGTACTTGTCTTTTTGGCAAGATGGTGACAAGAATGTTGCAAAGCACATAGATTGGATTAGGAACGTTCACAACTACATGGCTCCTTATGTATCTAGTTTTCCAAGGGGACAATATGTGAATTACAGAGATCTTGATTTGGGAGTAAACACAAAGAATAGCACAAGCTACATAGAGGCAAGTGTTTGGGGTTATAGATATTTCAAGAACAACTACGATAGGTTGGTGAAGATTAAGACCAAAGTGGATCCTCAAAACATCTTCAGGCATGAACAGAGTATCCCACCTCTTCCAGTGTGA